A genomic window from Pseudogulbenkiania sp. MAI-1 includes:
- a CDS encoding PTS fructose transporter subunit EIIBC, with the protein MAHLLAVVSCPERTTHTLLAGEALRHGAERLGHRIDIETRSTHGVQARLADELIHRADAIVLVGEGEAESERFALRGCHVATLEAVLADADAVIASALQDSAKPAAPAQAASAALEIVAITSCPTGIAHTFMAAEGLTQGAKQLGHHVKVETQGSVGAQNTLSDDEIRRADLVIIAADTQVDTSRFVGKRLFKTSTKAAIHDGAALVKRAIAEASEHAPAKAASASTQAAPGEAAKAQRTGPYKHLMTGVSFMLPFVVAGGILIAIAFALGGIYAFDDAHKGTLAWALFQIGAKSAFALMVPALAGYISYSIADRPGITPGMVGGMLAASLGSGFLGGIIAGFIAGYGTDWLNRHIKLHRNLDGLKPVLILPVLGSLLVGLLMIYVVGTPVASVLAALTEWLKGMQGSSALLLGALLGAMMAFDMGGPLNKAAYAFSTGLIASQVYTPMAATMAAGMTPPLGIALATLLFRDRFTADEHEAGKAAGVLGISFITEGAIPFAARDPLRVIPALIAGSALTGAISMAAGAELKVPHGGIFVLPIPNAVSHLGMYLVALVAGTVTTAVLLRLLKKPLQA; encoded by the coding sequence ATGGCACACCTACTGGCAGTGGTATCCTGCCCGGAACGCACCACCCACACCCTGCTCGCCGGCGAGGCTCTGCGCCATGGCGCCGAGCGCCTCGGCCACCGCATCGACATCGAAACGCGCAGCACGCATGGGGTGCAGGCGCGCCTGGCCGATGAGTTGATCCACCGCGCCGACGCCATCGTGCTGGTCGGCGAGGGCGAGGCCGAGTCGGAGCGCTTCGCGCTGCGCGGCTGCCACGTCGCCACGCTGGAAGCGGTGCTGGCCGATGCCGATGCCGTGATCGCCAGCGCGCTGCAGGACTCGGCCAAGCCGGCGGCCCCCGCCCAGGCCGCAAGCGCCGCGCTCGAGATCGTCGCCATCACCTCTTGCCCTACCGGCATCGCCCATACCTTCATGGCGGCCGAGGGCCTGACCCAGGGCGCCAAGCAGTTGGGCCACCACGTCAAGGTCGAGACCCAGGGTTCGGTCGGGGCGCAGAACACCCTGAGCGACGATGAGATCCGTCGTGCCGATCTGGTGATCATCGCCGCCGACACCCAGGTGGACACCAGCCGCTTCGTCGGCAAGCGCCTCTTCAAGACCAGCACCAAGGCCGCCATCCATGACGGTGCCGCACTGGTAAAACGCGCCATCGCCGAGGCCAGCGAGCACGCTCCGGCCAAGGCAGCGAGCGCCTCGACCCAGGCCGCACCGGGCGAGGCCGCCAAGGCCCAGCGCACCGGCCCCTACAAGCACCTGATGACCGGTGTGTCGTTCATGCTGCCCTTCGTGGTGGCGGGCGGCATCCTGATCGCCATCGCCTTCGCTCTCGGCGGCATCTACGCCTTCGACGACGCGCACAAGGGCACGCTGGCCTGGGCGCTGTTCCAGATCGGCGCCAAGTCGGCCTTCGCGCTGATGGTGCCGGCACTGGCGGGCTACATCTCCTACTCCATCGCCGACCGCCCCGGCATCACCCCGGGCATGGTGGGCGGCATGCTGGCCGCGAGCCTGGGCTCGGGCTTCCTGGGCGGCATCATCGCCGGCTTCATCGCCGGCTACGGCACCGACTGGCTCAACCGCCACATCAAGCTGCACCGCAACCTCGACGGCCTGAAACCCGTCTTGATCCTGCCGGTGCTGGGCTCGCTGCTGGTCGGCCTCTTGATGATCTACGTGGTCGGCACCCCGGTCGCCTCCGTGCTGGCCGCGCTGACCGAATGGCTCAAGGGCATGCAGGGCAGCAGCGCGCTGCTCTTGGGTGCGCTGCTGGGCGCGATGATGGCCTTCGACATGGGCGGCCCGCTCAACAAGGCGGCCTACGCTTTCAGCACCGGCCTGATCGCGAGCCAAGTGTACACCCCGATGGCTGCGACCATGGCCGCCGGCATGACCCCGCCGCTGGGCATCGCGCTCGCCACCCTGCTGTTCCGTGACCGCTTCACCGCCGACGAGCACGAAGCCGGCAAGGCCGCGGGCGTGCTGGGTATCTCCTTCATCACCGAAGGCGCCATCCCGTTCGCCGCGCGCGACCCGCTGCGTGTGATCCCGGCGCTGATCGCCGGCTCCGCTCTGACCGGTGCGATCTCGATGGCGGCCGGCGCCGAGCTGAAGGTTCCGCACGGCGGCATCTTCGTGCTGCCGATCCCCAACGCCGTCAGCCACCTGGGCATGTACCTGGTGGCGCTGGTAGCCGGCACCGTCACCACCGCCGTGCTGCTGCGCCTCTTGAAGAAGCCCCTGCAGGCCTGA
- the pfkB gene encoding 1-phosphofructokinase: MTRPIVTVTLNPAIDQTVMLDRLNPGAVNVARSSQINAGGKGVNVASCLADWEIPVIATGILGRDNATPFEQLFADKGINDRFVRHDGATRVNIKLVDGSDNSTTDVNLPGHPVDAATFEALLQQLDDLAEPGRCFVLAGSLPAGLAEDSYAVLIGRLRQHGAHVVLDSSGAALATALADGVATLPACIKPNRHELEQLVGRELATLDAVGDEVARLRARGIAEVVVSLGEEGALFAGAEGIWLARPPKVALTSTVGAGDALVAGLIAARYGGRSAPDTARLAVAFAAGKLAQVGPHLPAVDEVEALAARVDLAQLGA, from the coding sequence ATGACCCGCCCCATCGTCACCGTCACGCTCAACCCGGCGATCGACCAGACCGTCATGCTCGACCGCCTGAACCCGGGCGCGGTCAACGTGGCGCGTTCGTCGCAGATCAACGCCGGCGGCAAGGGGGTGAACGTCGCCAGTTGCCTGGCCGACTGGGAGATTCCGGTGATCGCCACCGGCATCCTCGGCCGCGACAACGCCACGCCGTTCGAGCAGCTCTTTGCCGACAAGGGCATCAACGACCGCTTCGTGCGTCACGACGGTGCCACGCGCGTCAACATCAAGCTGGTGGATGGCTCGGACAACAGCACCACCGATGTCAACCTGCCCGGTCATCCGGTCGACGCTGCCACCTTCGAGGCGCTGCTGCAGCAGCTCGACGACCTGGCCGAACCGGGACGCTGCTTCGTGCTGGCGGGCAGCCTGCCCGCCGGGCTGGCGGAGGACAGCTATGCGGTGCTGATCGGCCGGCTGCGCCAGCACGGCGCGCACGTGGTACTCGACAGCAGCGGCGCGGCGCTCGCCACCGCCCTGGCCGACGGCGTGGCTACCCTGCCCGCCTGCATCAAGCCCAACCGGCACGAGCTGGAACAACTGGTCGGCCGCGAGCTGGCCACGCTGGACGCGGTCGGCGACGAGGTGGCGCGGCTGCGCGCACGCGGCATCGCCGAGGTGGTGGTGTCGCTGGGCGAGGAAGGCGCGCTATTCGCCGGTGCCGAGGGCATCTGGCTGGCGCGTCCGCCCAAGGTGGCGCTGACCAGCACCGTGGGTGCCGGGGACGCACTGGTGGCGGGCCTGATCGCCGCCCGCTACGGCGGACGCAGCGCCCCCGACACGGCGCGGCTGGCGGTGGCCTTTGCCGCCGGTAAGCTGGCGCAGGTCGGCCCGCACCTGCCAGCGGTGGACGAAGTGGAAGCGCTGGCCGCGCGCGTGGACCTGGCGCAACTGGGCGCCTGA
- the ptsP gene encoding phosphoenolpyruvate--protein phosphotransferase — MALPLIPAELVRLGASPADKNGAIAEAGHLLASAGYIDPAYIDSLLRRETVANTFLGHGVAIPHGMIEDRYLIRHTGVAVLQIPGGLEWNPGQRVHLVVAIAAQSDEHITVLRRLTRLLQDEQQLQTLFGTNDPAPLLAALAEDAVVAEVAVATATVADYEHHFSWTMEYPNGLHARPATLWVETARRFDADVLVRNHQESADCKNLIGLLQLGLQHGHELHVSATGPEAEQALATLRDVMTRITAQEQADAAAAALKQKNANRQGWAPAGVLPSIGGISASPGLAIGTTRQLRAHAVNVADRPGPLADGGVALEAALVATREELEGLAVDTARRLGTAEAGIFRAQAELLNDSELITLTCRIMVQGHGVAWAWQQAIEQQAGRLAALGSPLLAARAADLRDVGRRVLAKLDPSADTGSSGVNGNGETILIAPDLAPSDTATLDVTRTLGLCTAQGGPTSHTAILARTLGLPALVAGGAALLDVPDGTTVILDGHGGRLYLDPSEQDLASARRWLAEQQERDARQAADRALPAQTRDGHRVEIAANVNRPEKVAEALSAGAEGVGLMRTEFLFLERDTAPDEEEQYATYRAMIEALQGRTLIIRALDIGGDKQVPYLDLPHEENPFLGVRGARLQLRRPDLLEPQLRALYRAAAHGPMSIMFPMITSLDEVRTLRAHCERIRQELNAPQVPLGIMVEVPAVAAMADRLAEHVDFFSIGTNDLTQYVLAIDRQHPELAREADSLHPAVLRLIQQTVEGARRHQVWVGVCGGLAGDPLGAAILTGLGVSELSMSPRDIPAVKARLRAATHSTLLELARQALDCDSAADVRALEGDAE; from the coding sequence ATGGCACTTCCGCTGATCCCGGCCGAACTGGTCCGGCTCGGGGCGAGCCCCGCCGACAAGAACGGCGCCATCGCCGAGGCAGGGCACCTGCTGGCTTCGGCCGGCTACATCGACCCGGCCTACATCGATAGCCTGTTGCGCCGTGAGACCGTCGCCAACACCTTCCTCGGCCATGGCGTCGCCATTCCGCACGGCATGATCGAAGACCGCTACCTGATCCGCCACACCGGCGTGGCGGTGCTGCAGATTCCGGGCGGTCTGGAGTGGAACCCGGGCCAGCGCGTGCATCTGGTGGTCGCCATCGCCGCCCAGTCCGACGAGCACATCACGGTGCTGCGCCGCCTCACCCGCCTGCTGCAGGACGAGCAACAGCTGCAAACGCTGTTCGGCACCAACGACCCGGCCCCGCTGCTGGCGGCACTGGCCGAGGACGCCGTCGTGGCCGAAGTGGCCGTGGCGACGGCAACGGTCGCCGACTACGAGCACCATTTCAGCTGGACCATGGAATACCCCAACGGCCTGCACGCCCGCCCCGCCACACTGTGGGTGGAGACGGCGCGCCGCTTCGACGCCGACGTGCTGGTGCGCAATCACCAGGAAAGCGCCGACTGCAAGAACCTGATCGGCCTGCTGCAACTGGGCCTGCAGCACGGCCACGAGCTGCACGTCTCGGCCACCGGTCCGGAAGCCGAGCAGGCGCTGGCCACGCTGCGCGACGTGATGACCCGCATCACCGCGCAGGAGCAGGCCGATGCCGCCGCCGCGGCGCTGAAGCAGAAGAACGCCAACCGCCAGGGCTGGGCGCCGGCAGGCGTACTGCCCTCGATCGGCGGCATCAGCGCGAGCCCCGGTCTCGCCATCGGCACCACGCGCCAACTGCGCGCCCATGCCGTCAACGTCGCCGACCGCCCCGGCCCGCTGGCTGACGGCGGCGTGGCGCTGGAAGCGGCGCTGGTCGCCACCCGCGAGGAACTGGAAGGGCTGGCAGTCGATACTGCGCGCCGTCTCGGCACCGCCGAAGCCGGCATCTTCCGCGCCCAGGCCGAACTGCTGAACGATAGCGAACTGATTACGCTGACCTGCCGCATCATGGTGCAGGGCCACGGCGTGGCCTGGGCCTGGCAGCAGGCCATCGAGCAGCAGGCCGGCCGTCTGGCGGCGCTGGGCAGCCCGCTGTTGGCGGCGCGCGCCGCCGACCTGCGCGACGTCGGTCGCCGCGTGCTGGCCAAGCTCGACCCGAGCGCCGATACCGGCAGCAGCGGCGTCAACGGCAACGGCGAGACCATCCTGATCGCCCCCGACCTGGCCCCATCCGACACCGCTACGCTGGACGTGACGCGCACCCTCGGCCTGTGCACCGCCCAGGGTGGCCCGACCTCGCATACCGCGATCCTGGCGCGCACTCTGGGCCTGCCGGCGCTGGTGGCCGGCGGTGCCGCGCTGCTCGACGTGCCGGACGGCACCACGGTGATCCTGGACGGCCATGGCGGCCGGCTCTATCTCGACCCGTCCGAACAAGACCTCGCCTCCGCCCGCCGCTGGCTGGCCGAGCAGCAGGAGCGCGACGCGCGTCAGGCTGCCGACCGCGCGCTGCCGGCGCAGACCCGCGACGGCCACCGCGTGGAGATCGCCGCCAACGTCAACCGCCCGGAAAAAGTCGCCGAGGCGTTGTCCGCCGGCGCCGAGGGCGTCGGCCTGATGCGCACCGAATTCCTGTTCCTCGAGCGCGACACCGCGCCGGATGAGGAGGAGCAATACGCCACCTACCGCGCCATGATCGAGGCGCTGCAAGGCCGCACGCTGATCATCCGCGCCCTCGACATCGGCGGCGACAAGCAGGTGCCCTACCTCGACCTGCCGCACGAGGAGAACCCCTTCCTCGGCGTGCGCGGCGCGCGTCTGCAACTCCGCCGCCCGGATCTGCTGGAACCGCAGCTGCGCGCACTGTACCGTGCCGCGGCGCACGGCCCGATGTCGATCATGTTCCCGATGATCACGTCGCTGGACGAAGTGCGCACGCTGCGCGCCCACTGCGAGCGTATCCGCCAGGAGCTGAACGCGCCGCAGGTGCCGCTGGGCATCATGGTGGAAGTGCCGGCGGTGGCGGCGATGGCCGACCGCCTGGCCGAACACGTCGATTTCTTCTCGATCGGCACCAACGACCTCACCCAATACGTGCTGGCGATCGACCGTCAGCACCCGGAACTGGCGCGCGAGGCCGACAGCCTGCACCCGGCGGTGCTGCGTCTGATCCAGCAGACCGTGGAAGGCGCGCGCCGCCACCAGGTGTGGGTGGGCGTGTGCGGCGGCTTGGCCGGTGATCCGCTCGGCGCGGCCATCCTCACCGGGCTGGGTGTGAGCGAGCTGTCGATGAGCCCGCGCGACATCCCGGCGGTGAAGGCGCGGCTGCGCGCCGCCACCCACAGCACGCTGCTGGAGCTCGCCCGCCAGGCGCTCGATTGCGACAGCGCCGCCGACGTGCGCGCGCTGGAAGGAGACGCGGAATGA
- a CDS encoding LacI family DNA-binding transcriptional regulator, giving the protein MNAKIKDVAAAAGVSVATVSRALGSGPVSEALRLRVEEAAKQLGYRPNLSARRLRSQHTQTVGLIVSDIRNPFFTAVSRAVEDAAYQAGMRVILCNTDENPDKEAMYLRLMEEERVSGVIFSPTRDTARRLRPDAYNFPVVMIDRAGPAGQADAVVLDNRLAAGQLVEHLLARGYRHIGGLFGNTSSTGAERHAGFEAALKAHGLEGEGRFVAPTAEAAEATVARWLAEERRPDALIASNGLLLLGTLRALQGAGLSAPADIALAGFDNDVWTSLVGNGGLTVIEQPVYEIGRTAMDMLLSRLEDPTLSIRSVVLAGRLLVRGSTGQRVDG; this is encoded by the coding sequence ATGAACGCCAAGATCAAGGATGTCGCCGCCGCCGCCGGGGTCTCCGTCGCTACCGTCTCACGGGCGCTGGGCAGCGGGCCGGTCAGTGAGGCCTTGCGCCTGCGCGTCGAAGAGGCTGCCAAGCAACTGGGCTACCGGCCCAACCTGTCGGCGCGCCGGCTGCGTTCGCAGCACACCCAGACCGTCGGCCTGATCGTGTCGGACATCCGCAACCCCTTCTTCACCGCGGTCAGCCGCGCCGTCGAGGACGCCGCCTACCAGGCCGGCATGCGGGTGATCCTGTGCAACACCGACGAAAACCCGGACAAGGAAGCGATGTACCTGCGGCTGATGGAGGAAGAGCGCGTCAGCGGCGTGATCTTCTCGCCCACACGCGACACCGCGCGCCGCCTGCGTCCCGACGCCTACAATTTCCCGGTGGTGATGATCGACCGTGCCGGCCCGGCCGGGCAGGCCGATGCCGTGGTGCTGGACAACCGGCTGGCGGCGGGGCAACTGGTCGAGCACCTGCTGGCACGGGGTTACCGCCATATCGGCGGCCTGTTCGGCAATACCAGCAGCACCGGCGCCGAGCGCCATGCCGGTTTCGAGGCGGCGCTCAAGGCGCACGGACTGGAAGGGGAAGGGCGCTTTGTCGCCCCCACCGCCGAGGCGGCCGAAGCCACGGTGGCGCGCTGGCTGGCCGAGGAGCGGCGTCCGGACGCGCTGATCGCCAGCAACGGCCTGCTGCTCTTGGGCACCCTGCGCGCCCTGCAGGGCGCCGGACTGTCCGCCCCGGCCGACATCGCGCTGGCGGGCTTCGACAACGATGTCTGGACCAGCCTGGTCGGCAACGGTGGCCTGACCGTGATCGAACAGCCGGTCTACGAGATCGGCCGCACCGCGATGGACATGCTGCTGAGCCGCTTGGAAGACCCCACGCTCAGCATCCGCAGCGTGGTGCTCGCCGGACGGCTGCTGGTGCGCGGCTCGACCGGCCAGCGGGTCGACGGTTAG
- a CDS encoding cytochrome C oxidase subunit IV family protein produces the protein MEHASGQQHPIGLYLKVWGLLFVLSTLSYLVDYFHIQGFLRWFLIVAFMLLKAGLIVSVFMHMRWERLALVYAILIPPLCLLVLVGLMQAEANYTYSTRGVFFGQEASVAEHVKPK, from the coding sequence ATGGAACACGCCTCCGGCCAGCAACACCCGATCGGCCTCTATCTCAAGGTATGGGGCCTGCTGTTCGTGCTCAGCACCCTGTCCTATCTGGTCGATTACTTCCACATCCAGGGCTTTCTGCGCTGGTTTCTGATCGTGGCCTTCATGCTGCTCAAGGCGGGGCTGATCGTCAGCGTCTTCATGCACATGCGCTGGGAGCGGCTGGCACTGGTCTACGCCATCCTGATCCCGCCCTTGTGCCTGCTGGTGCTGGTGGGACTGATGCAGGCGGAGGCGAACTACACCTACTCGACGCGCGGCGTGTTCTTCGGCCAGGAAGCCTCGGTGGCGGAGCACGTCAAGCCGAAGTAA
- a CDS encoding heme-copper oxidase subunit III family protein: MAKHTLSPPNDPLPAAGGWQGIVSDWSADREAFKVSWGKAMMWVFLLSDTFIFGCFLTGYMTVRMSTTVPWPNPSEVFALSIGGTPIPLILIAIMTFILISSSGTMAMAVNFGYRRDRVKSAALMLATAALGATFVGMQAFEWTKLIVEEGVRPWGNPMGAAQFGSTFFMITGFHGLHVSAGVIYLIIVALRMLAGRYEKSGNYQIVEIAGLYWHFVDLVWVFIFAFFYLW; this comes from the coding sequence ATGGCAAAGCACACGCTGTCTCCTCCCAACGACCCGCTCCCGGCAGCCGGCGGCTGGCAGGGCATCGTCAGCGACTGGTCCGCCGACCGCGAGGCTTTCAAGGTTTCCTGGGGCAAGGCGATGATGTGGGTGTTCCTGCTCAGCGACACCTTCATCTTCGGCTGCTTTTTGACCGGCTACATGACGGTGCGGATGTCCACCACCGTGCCCTGGCCCAATCCCAGCGAGGTGTTCGCGCTCAGCATCGGCGGCACGCCGATCCCGCTGATCCTGATCGCCATCATGACCTTCATCCTGATCAGCAGCAGCGGCACCATGGCGATGGCGGTCAACTTCGGCTACCGCCGCGACCGGGTGAAGAGCGCGGCGCTGATGCTGGCCACGGCAGCACTGGGCGCCACCTTCGTCGGCATGCAGGCCTTCGAATGGACCAAGCTGATCGTCGAGGAAGGCGTGCGGCCGTGGGGCAATCCGATGGGCGCGGCGCAGTTCGGCTCGACCTTCTTCATGATCACCGGCTTTCACGGGCTTCACGTCAGCGCCGGGGTGATCTATCTGATCATCGTCGCACTCAGGATGCTGGCCGGACGCTACGAAAAGAGCGGCAACTACCAGATCGTGGAAATCGCCGGCCTGTACTGGCACTTCGTCGATCTGGTGTGGGTCTTCATCTTCGCGTTCTTCTACCTGTGGTGA
- a CDS encoding cytochrome c oxidase subunit 3, with translation MSMTVARDDARHAGERDSRPAAAKVALWVFMAVVTVLFAQFLHAYIARMDYADWQRLPTLPTVWLNTALLAASSAALQWARQAGRRGQLGGMKTGLLLGGVLALGFLGGQLWLWRQLTALDYALTSGPASSFFYLLSGLHGLHLIGGLVAWGLTARRVWRDGLSEDAALAVQLCARYWHFLLALWLVLFGLLFLIPPATIQEICRRF, from the coding sequence ATGAGCATGACGGTAGCCCGGGACGATGCCCGGCACGCCGGGGAGCGGGACAGCCGGCCGGCGGCCGCCAAGGTGGCGCTGTGGGTGTTCATGGCGGTGGTGACGGTGCTGTTCGCGCAGTTCCTGCATGCCTACATCGCGCGCATGGATTACGCCGATTGGCAGCGCCTGCCCACGCTGCCGACGGTGTGGCTGAACACGGCGCTGCTGGCGGCAAGCAGCGCGGCCCTGCAGTGGGCCCGGCAGGCCGGCCGGCGCGGGCAGCTTGGCGGGATGAAGACCGGCCTGTTATTGGGCGGCGTGCTGGCGCTCGGTTTCCTCGGCGGGCAGCTGTGGCTGTGGCGGCAGTTGACCGCGCTGGACTACGCGCTCACCAGCGGCCCGGCCAGCAGTTTCTTCTACCTGTTGAGCGGGCTGCACGGCCTGCACCTGATCGGCGGGCTGGTGGCCTGGGGTCTGACCGCACGGCGGGTCTGGCGCGATGGGCTGAGCGAGGATGCCGCCCTGGCCGTGCAGTTGTGCGCCCGTTACTGGCACTTCCTGCTGGCGCTGTGGCTGGTGCTGTTCGGCTTGCTGTTCCTGATTCCGCCAGCCACCATACAAGAGATATGCCGCCGTTTCTGA